The genomic region AATTAAGCTATTTGAGCGCAAGAGAGAAATAGTAATAGTTAGTATGCCTTTTCTACTGCCATTTTACCGTTGATCTTTCAGAAGGTGATTAGACACAAGATTCCTGAAATTTCTCATACTCATATCTAATGTGTTTGTTTCAGGTGATTACATATCTTCTGAGGCTTCTCAGCGAGAGAAGGCGCTCGATTGATTCCTTACCAGATTCGATTTGATTTGATGCATGCCATAAACACATTTAGTTGCCAAGTGTAAGTTGCAGACCATGGGATTTGATTGCCAGCTTTCACATGCCAATTGTGTTCTCAAGAAGCCCACCTTCTATTTTTTTTTAATATGCTTTGGTTTTAGTAGCTTCTTATTATCATCTTGCGTATGTTTTACATGAGCATAATACTAAAATGTAGAGTGTAAGTTGTTTAAATTTCAGAACATAAAAAATTAACTGAACATTTGCTGCTTTGGATGCTTAATAATGTATACTATTAGCAAACAGAAGTTCGCTTTTTACCCATGGAATTTGTTTCCAGTATGGCATGCCTAACTATAGCGGGACCACTTTTGTGTGCGACGCTCGGCCACACTCCCATGTCATTCCCGCTGAGCTGGCTCGAAAAATCTGCACGATGATACATTGACACACATGATCTGATGGTGTGGACGAGTTCGCGCGTTAAAATTCCGTTATATTTTGTGTTAAGAATATTTCTACGCACATGGCAATTCATTATAAGATAAGAGCAAAGTTACCTGCTACTAGAGAGGGCATTGAACATGAAATAAGTAGTCTGAGATTACATTTTCAATTAATTCTGCATAAGATAAGAGAAAAATTAATAGAAGGCATCCAACACATAATAGATAAAATACAGAGTTTGACATGTGAGACTACATTTTTATGACATACCAATGACTCTATTGCACGGCTATTTGAGGACAAGGATGGGATTGTGAATATCATTAGCTCCATTATTACTAAACATGTGACATGATTTTATCAAATCTTTACATCGAGTGATAAGCTCAGTGTCTCTGTATGACAGGCGACTGGCAGCAGCACAACTAAAAACATATCTGGACACAGTGCATGGCACATGGAATTGAAAAGTGATCCATGACACCAAGCATATATATGCAGGTTGCTCTTCACATGGGCAATGCAGATGTAATAAGGAAGTACATGCCGCTAACCCATCTGCACAAGCGCTTCAACCTTGACGTGCATATACAATAAGGCAAAGTAGTACATGGCTACGAGGTGCATAAGGTAATCCTTACTTCCAACTATCTTTCCGTATAGTGGTCGCCTTATAACCAGATTATCATTATAATTTTTCTTTGGACCTTATAACTCACCAATGAATTTCTGATTTCTTGCTCTAGAttctaggattttttttccttCGTGTATATCAATTAAAATGCGAATTCTTCACAGATCATACTTCTGCAATATATTTGGTCACTTGGGACGAGATTTAATTTAGCCATTGTTCTGCCCATCCAATGTTGTTATAAATCAGTTTGACGATGGTGTGTACAATTTTTGTTGTTTCTCTCACTGTTGGCAACAACATCGCATGGAGTTCAGACATTCTTATTCCTATCAGTTCTTTTTCAAATGCCTTTTAACTAATTGTCATGTCAGTTTTCATGCTTAActaatttttgctttaattttgcaTGCTAAACACATGATAacttattattattttaattaaaTACTTTCATCCTACATGTTTTCATGTAGTAATTTAACTTATAAATCCAGGGAATGAGCTTCAAAATGCATAAGAAATAACTTAATTAATCATTATAGCTGATTGTAGGTACAATTTGTGTCCCAAAAAATATGACATATTAGAAAGTGACATTGTTCTAAAGATATTTGACCCGATCTGTTTCTTTCGCCAATCAATTTATTTTCCCTCGGCGTCACAAATTGTATCTCTattgttcttttcttttttaatGATTTATTCCTAATTATTGATCTATACAATTGATGGTAGATTGGTGCAATTTCCCTGAATTCGAATTGTTTTATTGCGGGGCTATATATTTTATGACTCTTGTTTGTTAgtccattgcaacacacgggcactcTTGCTAGTGCAGGAAAGAAGGACATAATATGCACCATGAACATGCAACGCCTTGAGCATCAGATATTACATGTACAATAGTGTTCAATGCAAAACGAGAGTTCGACATGATATGGCATACAATAGACATTTTTTAAGGAAGACATAAAACATACATttagcaaacaccaaataataagaTAAGGCAGAAAAGTTCACACATAATTCCCTGGCCGGTAATTGGCATATATTTGTGAATTTGATCCCCACAAATCCAAATGGATGGGACCAATAGGACCCTTTTAACTAATAATTTAGCTCTTGGCGTGAAGGACTCACATGACTTATAACCAATAGCAGGAGActctttctgttttatttagtgTAGTATACGTAGGACTGCAGGAGAAGGGAATACCCATGACTCATAGAGTAATTAATACTACGTAGCAGACTCTTTGTGTTTTATTTAGTGTACTAGTATACGTAGGAGAAGGGCATAGCCTTGGCACAGACCCTCTGGAGTGAGTCTGAATGAGATATTAATTTATGTGTGCGTTATCAGGCCGGCCGTCATCTAGAAAAAGTTGTTGATCACACAACTCCACGGAACAGCAGCAGAAAATGGACGTTTGTGACGAGCGTTACCAGCAGGCATCGGCAGTAGAACTGAGATTTTGTTGGATGGCCCAACCCTTCCAATTTTCAGGTAAGTAGCACTGTTACTAGCCAGACTGGAGCGTGTGCCCCAGGACTTCATGGCCATGCCATACCCAAACACGTCCTTGAACGGCGTCGTCGGCACTCCAAGCACCATAGGATTAGCAGGCGACGAGTTGGGCTGCTGGTTTATGAACTCCACGATGCTCCCCATGAGCCTCTTGCTGGTGGCCCTCAGCGGACTGTAGAGGTGGAAGCCGTGGTCCTCGCCCTCCGACTCCACCACCGTCACCTCGCGGCGCCCCTGCATCATCCAAGGCCACGGCGCGTCGTGATCAAGCATGCTGGCCGCCATGTCGAGGCCGCGCTCCCGCAGAGTATCCTTGCCGGCAACGGCGATGAGCACGCGGCGGCAAGCCAGCGATGAGATCTCCGAGGCCGGAGGATCGATTCGGGGGTCGTCGTTGCCGGCCTGGCCGGCCGTGACGAATGGCCACAGCCGGTCCACCCCGTACGGTGGGAACACCGCCGCGGCACCCTCGCTGTCGTCCGCCCACGCGAGCTCCGAGGGCAGCCGATTGGCTCCCCAGAAGTAAGGGTGCACCATGATCAGGCCCGCAATGTTCATCATGTCGTCGTTGACTTCGTGGCTGGCGCGGACTGCGGTCTGGTAAACGATGTTGCCGCCGGCGCTGTCGCCGGCCAGGAACGTGCGTGCAGTGTCGGCGTAGCTGGCCAGCCACGGGTCGGACAAGGACGCCGCCCACTGGAGCGCGGCCCACGCGTCGTCGTAGGCCGCAGGTATGGGGAACTCCGGCGCTAGACGGTACTCCACCGACACGACGAGGGCTCCGGCGCTGGCGGCGAGGGAGGTCGCGTAGCGGTGGTACGTACGGCCGAAAGCGCTCTCCGTGCAGAACGAGCCGCCATGGACGTAGAGGACGAGAGGAAGCCGATTCCTGCCTGCGGTCTCGGCGGCACGGGACGGGAGGAACAGGCGCACAGACACGCCGGTGGCCTTGTCGACGACGACGTCCCTCGTTGCCACTCCACGGTTGCCGGCCTGATCCGACGACGCcagcacgaatgggctgcgtaggAAACGCTCGATGCTTCCGTCCTTGTACTCGCGTATGAACGGGTACATGTCCACGGAGATGTTACGTCCGTCGTTCTCCTTGTTTGCATGCATGGCGCGGTTGAGCTGCTTCACTTTGGAACTCTTGTTTTGAGTTGTGCCGCTGCCGCGTCGTTGGCTACGGAATTTATAGAGCCATTTTCTTCACAGCACGGCCCTGTACTAActaatagtactagtatatataTTGTACTCGTGACCAAGTTAAAATATAGTAGGAGTATATTGAAACAACACAAACACTGTTGTGAAGAAGACATCGTCGAGGTTGTGTGTTCGCATCATCTTCATCACTTGTCAACGAGTAAGAGACTCAAACTTTAACGCCGACAAAGGCCACATTGCAAAAGCCGCGAGGTATACGCAACGACGAATCCGATAATGAACTAGGACGAGGGACCATGCAATCCCGTGTCGTGTAGGATCACTGAGCTAGGCCACCAGCCGCTTGGCATCGTTGCCATCTGAACCTCACTGTCACACAACTATGACTCCACTGCAATAAAGTGACCACAACCTTTCGACGACTCAATCTGTCACGCATCCCGCATCCACCTAGCCTTTGACGGTAACGAAACGCTTTTCTTCCCTTCGGTTGGTCCTGAATCTCAAAATTATGCCCCATTGACGACATGATGCAAGGCGTCGTCATCATCTGACCTTGTGAAGTAGCCAAGGTTTCCAAAGGAGCCCATGGCCTGGGATAAGTAGAGGAGCACAACACCACAACAATGCTTTCGAGAATCTAAGGACGTCCGCAGACATCGCCACCACCAGCTCTTACCATCGCCTGGAACAAGGCATTGGCGCGACACTGCTCTCACTTCCCCGCATCAGATCTAGTTGATCCACCCAGTCCTCCACGCGCCACCGACCACCCATCCAGAATCATCCCCACAACATTGAGATGAAATCATCACACATCTAATAGTTTATTATCCAGGGACAAGTCTAATAAGCATT from Triticum aestivum cultivar Chinese Spring chromosome 4A, IWGSC CS RefSeq v2.1, whole genome shotgun sequence harbors:
- the LOC123083323 gene encoding probable carboxylesterase 5 codes for the protein MHANKENDGRNISVDMYPFIREYKDGSIERFLRSPFVLASSDQAGNRGVATRDVVVDKATGVSVRLFLPSRAAETAGRNRLPLVLYVHGGSFCTESAFGRTYHRYATSLAASAGALVVSVEYRLAPEFPIPAAYDDAWAALQWAASLSDPWLASYADTARTFLAGDSAGGNIVYQTAVRASHEVNDDMMNIAGLIMVHPYFWGANRLPSELAWADDSEGAAAVFPPYGVDRLWPFVTAGQAGNDDPRIDPPASEISSLACRRVLIAVAGKDTLRERGLDMAASMLDHDAPWPWMMQGRREVTVVESEGEDHGFHLYSPLRATSKRLMGSIVEFINQQPNSSPANPMVLGVPTTPFKDVFGYGMAMKSWGTRSSLASNSATYLKIGRVGPSNKISVLLPMPAGNARHKRPFSAAVPWSCVINNFF